The proteins below come from a single Miscanthus floridulus cultivar M001 chromosome 1, ASM1932011v1, whole genome shotgun sequence genomic window:
- the LOC136489510 gene encoding protein TIFY 11e-like encodes MAPSPMAEAGCSSGRRRFAVACSVLSQCVRAETAAAHSRPAVQQQAASASPMLLMPGADVVSDDTVPTPTPAPAPAPASAKLTIVYGGCVLVFDDVRADRAAEVMRVAARQDMPGGLADHLQVARKATLQRVMEKRRDRLRTREPYAPAHAPAATAAVPKEQREKDADKWLRLGIPG; translated from the coding sequence ATGGCTCCATCTCCAATGGCAGAAGCGGGTTGCAGCAGCGGCCGGCGACGGTTCGCGGTGGCGTGCAGCGTGCTGAGCCAGTGCGTCAGGGCCGAGACCGCGGCAGCCCATTCTCGTCCCGCGGTACAGCAGCAGGCTGCGTCAGCGTCCCCGATGCTTCTTATGCCGGGCGCCGACGTTGTCAGCGACGACACTGTGCCAACGCCgacaccggcgccggcgccggcgccagcgTCAGCAAAGCTAACCATCGTGTACGGCGGGTGCGTGCTGGTGTTCGACGACGTCCGCGCGGACAGGGCGGCGGAGGTGATGCGCGTCGCCGCTCGGCAAGACATGCCCGGTGGACTGGCCGACCACCTACAGGTGGCGAGGAAGGCGACGCTGCAGCGGGTTATGGAGAAGAGGCGGGACAGGCTTCGCACGCGTGAGCCGTACGCCCCTGCCCACgcgccggcggcgacggcggcggtgccCAAGGAGCAGCGGGAAAAAGACGCTGACAAATGGCTTAGGCTGGGTATCCCAGGATAA